The proteins below come from a single Nocardiopsis gilva YIM 90087 genomic window:
- a CDS encoding helix-turn-helix domain-containing protein codes for MPDSPTIKRRQLSNELRRLRNTAGMTVEQAAERLEWSRARLGHIETGRRKKPLITDIKALLDLYDVTNEREREAIFTLTRQARETGWWTRYDDVFTGRFPGFEAAASKIGTYEATLIPGLLQTPEYITAITKATLIYSEEDIQRVVDARLKRQEILSSPDQPELWAVIDEAALLRLGSGDLMASQVQHLIDVADDTSNSVTIQVLAIDAGLHAGVDGPFVLLDFDEDASPVVYLETNTDGIYLEEAGEIERYRKLFLHIQVAAMKPERSLAYLKNMLVKRKR; via the coding sequence ATGCCAGACAGCCCGACAATCAAGCGTCGCCAGCTCTCGAACGAGCTGCGTCGGCTTCGGAACACTGCTGGCATGACTGTGGAGCAGGCAGCCGAACGCCTTGAATGGTCACGTGCACGCCTCGGCCACATCGAGACCGGACGCCGCAAGAAGCCGCTGATCACTGACATCAAGGCGCTGCTGGACCTCTACGACGTCACCAACGAACGCGAGCGAGAAGCAATATTCACTCTCACGCGCCAAGCCCGCGAGACCGGCTGGTGGACTCGCTATGACGACGTATTCACAGGGCGCTTCCCAGGCTTCGAAGCCGCTGCCAGCAAGATCGGCACTTACGAGGCCACGCTTATTCCAGGCCTGCTCCAGACCCCGGAATACATCACCGCGATCACCAAAGCCACGCTGATCTACAGCGAGGAAGACATCCAACGCGTCGTCGACGCACGCCTGAAGCGGCAGGAGATCCTCTCCTCGCCCGATCAACCGGAACTGTGGGCGGTCATCGACGAAGCTGCCCTTCTGCGGCTTGGAAGCGGCGACCTCATGGCCAGCCAGGTTCAGCACCTGATCGACGTCGCGGACGACACTTCTAACTCGGTGACGATTCAGGTCCTAGCGATCGACGCCGGTCTTCATGCCGGGGTAGATGGGCCCTTCGTCCTCTTGGACTTCGATGAGGACGCCAGCCCGGTCGTCTACCTAGAGACCAACACAGATGGCATCTACCTGGAAGAGGCGGGCGAGATCGAGCGCTATCGCAAACTCTTTCTGCACATCCAGGTTGCGGCCATGAAACCAGAGCGTTCGCTTGCCTACCTGAAGAACATGCTCGTCAAGAGGAAACGATGA